The Stackebrandtia nassauensis DSM 44728 genome includes the window TGCCGCGCGCCGAAACCGTGAACACGTACCCCTCGCGCGCGTGCACCATCCGGTCCATCGCCGCGAACTGCTTGTGGAACACCGCGTCCCCGGCCGCCGTCGCCCCCGCGACCGCCTTGCGGGTGGCCACGATCGACGGCACTCCGGCATGGTCCTCGAAGGGTTTGAAATCGTCCGCCTCGATCCAGCCCGCCAGCGTCTCGCCGATCCACTTCCCATCCTCGGTGCCGGCGGCGGGATGCAGGTACGCCGCCGAGGCGATCAGCCCCCGCGCCAGATCGTGATCGTCGGAAGCCTTGCGCGCGATCGACCGTCCCCGCACGTGCGCCAGATACTGCCCCCGGAACACCACCGGCGCGAACGCCTCCCGCAACCACGCGTAGACGTTGACTCGATCGGCATCGGTGACATCCCAGGGACTTCCCGCCAGCACCGCCAGCGACTTCGCCATGCTCCCGATCAGCACATTGCCGTACGAACCGGTGTACGCGAAATACGTGTGCTGGACGAACGAGCCGTCCCGATAGAACCCGTCACCACTGTCCACATAGTCGAACACCTGCGACAACGCGTCCCGGCCCATCGCCAGCACCGCCGCATCCCGGCTCAGCAACCCCCGCACGGCGGTGACGAGCACCTTGTCGGTCCGGTTCGCCCCGGTCTCCTCGATCGACGGATTGTTGGTGCGGTACGTCGGATCCGGCACGAAATGCGCCACCGCCCGCATGAGCTTGCCGGTCAGCTCGGCCGGAATCCCGTCCCGCAGCAACGGAACCGTCGAGGCCACCGCCATCGGCATCCCGATCTCCCAGTGCCACCAGTTCCCCTGCTCCGGCAACCCCTCGTGATAGCGATTGTCATATATCCACGACAGACCATCCACAATATCCTCGCGATACCCGGCGTTCCCCTCGTACGCCGAACCCTTGGTGCCGTAGGCGTTCGCCATGGCCTGCAACCGGGTCAGCATCGTGTTCGCGGTCTGCGCGTCGGTACCCGGCAGGTCCTCCCACAACGTGGTGCGGCCACCGTCCCTGATGAATCCGTCCCGGTACCTCTTCGCCGTCGCGTCCACCCGCCCGATCGCCGCGGCCAGCTTCTCATCGGCCGGATCGTAGTCACCCCCACCGGTCAACAACCCCCGCCACCGCTCCAACGCGGCGGCGTAGTCGTCGTCGGCGGCGAAAGCCCCCTTGGCGCCCAACAACACCGGCCCTGTGACAGCGATGGCGGCGGCGAGACTCAGAACCGAACGGCGACGAGGCATGGCGACTCCCTGGTCAGTGAAACACCAATGGCAAGCGCTTACCATCCCAGATTCCCGCACACGGGTCAACCCGTTCACACATTCACATATCCCTCAACAACCAAGTGTTTACCCCGGGTAAGCCAAAGGATGTACCCAAGTTTCGTCCCCGACGCCGATCAAACCACCCCAAACCGGGTGTTGCCTTGACCCCATGACACACAACGGTTCCGCATCAGCCAAGACAGCCAGACTCAAAGCCAAGTGGTTCTCCCACCTGGGAATCTTCGCCATCGCCCAAGCGGTCTTCGCACTCACCGACAACTCCTGGGCCCTGGCCTTCCTCCGCGACTCGGTCCCCGACGATCAGTCCATCGCGATGATCGCCAGCCGCATCTGGCTCATCGTCTTCGCCGTCGACACCGTCTGGAGCTGGTGGTCGATCGCCGACCGCCAAAAGAAAGCCGCCGCCCAGCGCGAGGGCCAACACCACCCCCTCGTCACCCGATACGACGAGAACCGATGACGGCCCCGACGAACCGCCGCCCCCGCGTCGCCTGGTGGCGCCGCCCCTGGGTGATACCACTGGGCCTGGGAACCGTCGCGTTCCTGGCCTTTTCCCTCCCGCCGTACCTCAGCTATGACCCGGCCCAAACCCGAGTCCCCGCACCGCCGGGCTTCCCCGAGTACTACTGGATCCTGCACACGCACATCATGTTCGGCACCATCGCACTGGTGACCTGCTGCCTCCAGGTATGGCCCTGGCTGCGGCAACGCCACCCGAAAATCCACCGCACCAGCGGACGGCTCTACGTCCTGGCGGGAGTCCTACCCTCGGGCCTCCTCGCGCTCCCGGTCGCGATCTTCAGCCTCTCGGGCCCCAGCGCCCAGACCAGCTCGGTACTCCAAGCCCTCCTATGGCTGGGCGCCACGATCGCGGGATTCCGCGCCGCCCGGGCCCGCCGCTTCCGAGAACACCGCCGCTGGATGGTCCGCAGCTTCGCGCTGACAACCTCCATAGTGGTGAGCCGCATCTGGCTGGTGGCGGTCGACGCGGCCTTGAAACCCACCCTGGAAACGGGGTTCGACGGCAACGAGCTGTTCTTCGACCAGACGGTGGGCGGCATCGCGGCCTGGCTGAGCTGGGTGGTGAACCTGCTGCTGGCGGAGTGGTGGCTGAGCCGCAAACCGAAACGGGGAGGCGGACGACGTCCCGCGCCGCGGACGGAGGGGATCGGCGGGGCGGGAAGTGGGGGCGGGGAACCGAAATCCGCTGAAGTGAGCCTCGCGGCCAAGGTGGACTGACGAACTCACGGAACGACATGGACGCAGCCGGGTACGGTCGGTTAGGTTGACGGCCGTAACCGGCTGTGGAGGTGTCGTGGAGTATCGGATTCTGGGGCCGCTGGAGGTCGTCCGGGACGGGGTTCCGATCGCCATCAAGGGGCGGCACCAACCGCGCCTGCTCGCGATGCTGCTACTGGAGGCGGGCCAGACGGTGACGCTTTCGCGGCTGGTGGACGTGCTGTGGGACGAAGAACCCCCGGAGACGGCCCGGCGCCAAGCGCAGAACTACATGGCGGCGTTGCGCAGAACCCTCGGCACGAGCAACCCGATCGAGGTGGTGGGGGAGGGATACCGGTTCGCGGCTGGGGACAGCTTTGTGGACTCCGTTCGGTTCGAGGAGCTGAACCACCTGGCGCGTCACGACGCACGCGAGGGCAGACATGCCAAGGCGTTGCCGAGCTTCGACGAGGCACTGGGCCTGTGGCGAGGACCGACCCTGGCGGGGTTGTCGGCGCGGTGGCTGGAATCGCGGTCAAGGCGACTCGACGATCTCCGCCTCGGCATGATCGAGGACCGCGCGGCGAGCCTCCTCGAACTGGGGCGACACGCGGACGTGGTGGGGGAGCTGGCGGAACTGTTGGCGGAGAAGCCGTATCGACAGCAGGCGGCACGACATCTGATGCTGGCGCTGTATCGGTGTGGCAGGGGTGCCGAGGCGCTGGAGGTCTTTGGGGCACTACGGACGCGGTTGGCGGAGGAACTGGGGATCGACCCGAATCCGATGGTGCGGGAGCTGCATGGGCGGATCCTGCGGGAGGACGCGTCGCTGGCGGTGCCGCGGCCAGAGATGTCAATCGTTGCGGCTAAGCCAGAGATTCTGGTGCCCGCACAGCTTCCGGCGGGCGTGGCGACGTTCACCGGCCGGGATGAAGAGCTGGCCGAGTTGGACAGGCTGTTCGACTCCGGAGCCGCTGTCACCGTATTGTCGGCGATCTCCGGTGGTGGTGGCGTGGGAAAGACTGCGTTGGCGGTCCACTGGAGTCGGAATCGGACCGAAAGGTTCCCTGACGGACAGCTCTACGTCAACCTGCGCGGTTTTGACCACAATGAACCGTTGAAGCCCATTGACGCGCTATCACGATTCCTTCGTGCGCTTGGGACTCCGAGCGCCAAAATTCCGGCAGAGACCGAGGAGGCGTCGGCGCTGTTTCGCTCGGTGATGAACGGCCGGAACATGCTGGTGGTCTTGGACAACGCCCGAACTGCTGAGCAGGTGCGACCGTTGTTGCCGGGCGGCCAGGACAACGCCGTCCTGGTGACGAGCCGCAATCGGCTGGCGAGCCTGGCGGCGCTCAATGACGCCAAGCTCATGGCTTTGGATGTGCTCAGCCTTACGGAGTCGTTGGAGCTACTGGCCGAGCTGATTGGGGCTGATCGGGTTAACGCGGATCCGGATTCTGCCCGTCGGCTGGTCGAATTGTGCGGTCATCTTCCGCTGGCATTGCGGATCGCGGCCGCTAGCCTGGCGGCAAGGTCCGATGGCTCGATATCCAATTTGGCGTCCGAACTTGACAGCGTTTCTCGGCTGGAGATCCTCAGCATCGAGGGCGACCCGTACTCAGCTGTTACGGCGACGTTTGACCTATCAGTCGGCGCTTTGAGCATTGAGGCCCGGGATCTGTTCCTGCGCCTGGGGATGATTCCGGGTGAGGACATTGCGGAAGGACTGGCCGTTGAGGTTTCGGGCCACCAGGAGGATCGAGCCAAGGACCTGTTGCAGGGTCTGGTTTCTGCACACTTGCTCGAGACGCATGTTCCAGGGAGGTACCGCTTCCATGACCTGGTGAGAATCTATGCGCATCGTTGCGCAATTGACAAGTTGAGTAGCTCAATTTGTGAATCGATTATCGATACGCTCGTCGCTTGGTACTTCCAGAATCGTGGTCGAATCAGTCCCGATGAAATTCCAAATGTGGTTACCACCTGCAAGTTGCTGAACAAACATCCGGAGATGTGGCGGGTGGCATACACCTTGAGCATGATCACGCACCACGGGCTCGGTTTGAA containing:
- a CDS encoding polysaccharide lyase 8 family protein, with product MPRRRSVLSLAAAIAVTGPVLLGAKGAFAADDDYAAALERWRGLLTGGGDYDPADEKLAAAIGRVDATAKRYRDGFIRDGGRTTLWEDLPGTDAQTANTMLTRLQAMANAYGTKGSAYEGNAGYREDIVDGLSWIYDNRYHEGLPEQGNWWHWEIGMPMAVASTVPLLRDGIPAELTGKLMRAVAHFVPDPTYRTNNPSIEETGANRTDKVLVTAVRGLLSRDAAVLAMGRDALSQVFDYVDSGDGFYRDGSFVQHTYFAYTGSYGNVLIGSMAKSLAVLAGSPWDVTDADRVNVYAWLREAFAPVVFRGQYLAHVRGRSIARKASDDHDLARGLIASAAYLHPAAGTEDGKWIGETLAGWIEADDFKPFEDHAGVPSIVATRKAVAGATAAGDAVFHKQFAAMDRMVHAREGYVFTVSARGNRIAAYESGNGENLYGFYTGEGMTYLYTGDLAQYSDGFWPTVDPYRLAGTTVATEATYPRSATDTGFGAHLGPNKWVGGSSLGDGLGAYGMAFTAQTDPGTEAPIDLKGKKSWFTVGDVVVALGSDITASEVAAQTTVENRRVPDGGTTITVDGEGVDSDGWDASLSGVGWLSVPGAGGYVFTGSTEGLRGLGDRRTGRWSDIGADPEGGEGDEVTRDFATVWFDHGAAPSAASYEYTVLPGADAEATAAYAADPSVTVTDNSADVHAVRGARGRRAANFWNPGTADGVITVDQPSSVVMVEDGGEIAVAVSDPKQSGVVVTVVVARATSAVIEADENVKVSMDGAKTTITVDTRGRAGLPSTARLSAST
- a CDS encoding DUF2306 domain-containing protein, with protein sequence MTAPTNRRPRVAWWRRPWVIPLGLGTVAFLAFSLPPYLSYDPAQTRVPAPPGFPEYYWILHTHIMFGTIALVTCCLQVWPWLRQRHPKIHRTSGRLYVLAGVLPSGLLALPVAIFSLSGPSAQTSSVLQALLWLGATIAGFRAARARRFREHRRWMVRSFALTTSIVVSRIWLVAVDAALKPTLETGFDGNELFFDQTVGGIAAWLSWVVNLLLAEWWLSRKPKRGGGRRPAPRTEGIGGAGSGGGEPKSAEVSLAAKVD
- a CDS encoding AfsR/SARP family transcriptional regulator, which encodes MEYRILGPLEVVRDGVPIAIKGRHQPRLLAMLLLEAGQTVTLSRLVDVLWDEEPPETARRQAQNYMAALRRTLGTSNPIEVVGEGYRFAAGDSFVDSVRFEELNHLARHDAREGRHAKALPSFDEALGLWRGPTLAGLSARWLESRSRRLDDLRLGMIEDRAASLLELGRHADVVGELAELLAEKPYRQQAARHLMLALYRCGRGAEALEVFGALRTRLAEELGIDPNPMVRELHGRILREDASLAVPRPEMSIVAAKPEILVPAQLPAGVATFTGRDEELAELDRLFDSGAAVTVLSAISGGGGVGKTALAVHWSRNRTERFPDGQLYVNLRGFDHNEPLKPIDALSRFLRALGTPSAKIPAETEEASALFRSVMNGRNMLVVLDNARTAEQVRPLLPGGQDNAVLVTSRNRLASLAALNDAKLMALDVLSLTESLELLAELIGADRVNADPDSARRLVELCGHLPLALRIAAASLAARSDGSISNLASELDSVSRLEILSIEGDPYSAVTATFDLSVGALSIEARDLFLRLGMIPGEDIAEGLAVEVSGHQEDRAKDLLQGLVSAHLLETHVPGRYRFHDLVRIYAHRCAIDKLSSSICESIIDTLVAWYFQNRGRISPDEIPNVVTTCKLLNKHPEMWRVAYTLSMITHHGLGLKVARDQCEIALRIAEVYNDRHGQARMLSALGGIQYALGETELSIELSRKSVATIDPNVDSRTYGDLCNNLGIRLSWSGRYREAEEWLVKSLQPGYMAEGVHFELVRVLNLGTVYRALGRYGDALAYLDRSAALLSKLESRSIAASIYLARALLENDRGRHRKAWAYAQEALLAGQQCKSVRSIVIALQQRGLAEFGCGKIERAREDYLASTVRANEHGMSTVERRNYCFLADLECFAGDNSRAVKYLESAAAVEVLQPPRYLVAEMLRVDSNVRLKLNAYRHAVSTGRKAAALFASMPDPLRHARSLVIVARAYEGLADYNKAADARQEALAIFTRLGVPETAVLRAEIDAHS